A window of the Lactuca sativa cultivar Salinas chromosome 7, Lsat_Salinas_v11, whole genome shotgun sequence genome harbors these coding sequences:
- the LOC111887900 gene encoding uncharacterized protein LOC111887900, with translation MREAAKNGMRSGLVVIGAVAFGYLTLQLGFKPYLEKAQLYNPDPDEDLNRQSDQQKQQQQQLSSISLNCYPFRWVTLMSSSSMEMMLSTLPIQFSHKID, from the exons ATGAGGGAGGCGGCAAAAAATGGGATGAGGTCTGGATTGGTGGTGATCGGTGCAGTAGCTTTTGGCTATCTTACCCTACAGCTAGGATTTAAGCCTTATCTAGAGAAAGCACAATTATACAACCCTGATCCCGATGAAGATCTGAATCGCCAATCGGACCAACAGaaacagcagcagcagcag TTGTCCAGCATATCCCTAAATTGTTATCCGTTTCGATGGGTGACTCTAATGTCTTCATCTTCAATGGAGATGATGCTTTCAACTCTTCCGATACAGTTTTCACATAAAATTGATTGA